A section of the Festucalex cinctus isolate MCC-2025b chromosome 7, RoL_Fcin_1.0, whole genome shotgun sequence genome encodes:
- the znf804b gene encoding uncharacterized protein znf804b isoform X2: MRTSDSSQERTERALGCSVEDLKSLFYCELCDKQYLRHQEFDNHINSYDHAHKQRLKELKQREFARNVASKSWKDQRKQEKALRRLHQRAQLQQERQRGQGRTFELRSAVRLVSQQQDKGTEHKACSPVDKFEAFKHTHRPTAKHGGTSPLSHQRENPSRPPSQTPLATPAESPLITHPESDKGPPAVNQQPHVGCQLPLAGRGRAGGRRGVSFCFSRRGPRLEPSASVFSDQEEEERERREQMRERIKGILEDIEREIEGVGQSNTRGNCTEDAEMRETVKDNQSRGLTGSTSSNPDGWTDLKPAPGAGVGAHVFVLRKDGSTCVPWPVSLLKFTKCEPCISYSCNPNCAKQAQTAEQHAQHQLCDLLDESNPCEPAILTPDTHYCLQKETSLTHEPKKAEENVKAEAHLFVENKNLSSSVGGSEGSSRMLIIEHRVRAPSFPFDPTHSDSSDTNPPTPPGDRLAGTGGIEERAISALSCKLESVTKLGTRRTCISPPRCESESERTCERASNPDPRGGISSRKDKHSTKKLKLGKRKRLGKRKATNGRPSVRCKVRSVVSAVSNVSPRGETGDSWGDKKGQREMEARGRVWRAGSNCLPGRAEAELVSVRKRRPHRSPCSASQSSLEQGEHCRAFSQFARCSSDTEGEPFPRRSRCSLHSFSAGCNKKVFWESGHHSNPRSFIDCSYPDNSCCGSPVRKRKLLHGDRRFVHSNRSSLRRYRETERGRKIGSKDQGLFSDQWEWIGENGRLNSGWRWRNKALGCEWGRRSSRSPSVREVTGRRTSMEDVDWDKWTLGSSDSWEERRTRRSTSGSRTEPESRWSPSCAWGSAGAGRSNFRYVSSPEWWTSRRTYSPARELNTNESSRSHSPRSCSPCSSVSELSWEWSKSSTCSGMTYRRLPSQVNTQSDFTSLSPDLIFNAGEPSPDPNDSNTSPPERTKSLSDCDQEPPVSTTTDKSIPHQSDPVPQKPMRTLQLPLIGKLPAIQKKARRRKEQLERIQKEGGNKEASQKLDSAPPSVLAEANQRSTPNLCAVEIRTEDKTTGAGSTQPISFSAEEMDKYRLLQEQAREHMQKVLEQSEESTDAPPMETNVTITQTEECGTPDEAYMPAPSPTPGHNLQERLRPMNPQEDFPQPMALGIPNLPPLALTPPLANLHHLILQHPAFSPVHSPASRPSPDIYPAQLAHSLTHPHPSLPHYLHPSPVPLSSLFPSVLLAHHPFLPPPPLVSAFHPNPLTPLSALALQPPNNLRPFMDTVWPARFQQKAL; this comes from the exons GAGCGTACTGAGCGAGCGTTGGGCTGCTCAGTGGAGGATCTGAAGTCTCTTTTCTACTGCGAGCTGTGTGACAAGCAATACCTGCGCCACCAGGAGTTTGACAACCACATCAACTCGTACGACCACGCACACAAGCAG AGACTGAAAGAACTCAAGCAGAGGGAGTTTGCTCGCAACGTGGCCTCGAAGTCATGGAAGGACCAACGTAAGCAGGAGAAAGCTCTCCGACGCCTGCACCAGCGAGCACAGCTGCAGCAGGAGCGCCAGCG TGGCCAAGGAAGGACTTTTGAGCTACGGAGTGCTGTCAGGCTTGTCAGCCAACAGCAAGACAAAGGCACGGAGCACAAAGCCTGCAGCCCTGTGGACAAATTTGAAGctttcaaacacacacacaggcccACAGCCAAACACGGCGGTACATCTCCACTGAGCCACCAGCGAGAAAATCCATCCCGGCCTCCCTCCCAAACACCACTGGCCACTCCGGCCGAGTCCCCGCTAATCACTCATCCAGAGTCCGATAAAGGTCCTCCTGCAGTGAATCAGCAACCGCATGTGGGCTGCCAGCTGCCTCTGGCGGGGCGGGGGAGGGCTGGAGGCAGGCGTGGGGTGTCCTTCTGTTTCTCGCGCAGGGGGCCGCGGCTGGAGCCCTCCGCCTCGGTTTTCTCTgaccaggaggaggaggagagagagaggcgggAGCAAATGAGAGAGCGGATTAAGGGTATTTTGGAAGACATTGAAAGGGAAATTGAGGGTGTTGGTCAAAGCAACACGAGAGGAAATTGCACAGAGGATGCTGAAATGAGGGAGACCGTGAAAGATAATCAGAGCAGAGGTTTAACAGGTTCGACATCATCAAATCCGGATGGCTGGACGGACCTAAAGCCGGCACCGGGAGCAGGTGTCGGCGCACACGTGTTCGTTTTGCGTAAAGATGGTTCCACCTGCGTTCCGTGGCCTGTCAGTTTGCTGAAGTTCACCAAGTGTGAGCCATGCATCTCTTATAGCTGCAACCCAAACTGCGCAAAGCAAGCCCAAACGGCAGAACAGCATGCACAGCATCAGCTATGTGATCTCCTGGATGAATCGAATCCATGCGAGCCAGCTATTCTTACACCAGACACTCATTACTGTTTACAAAAAGAGACGAGTCTCACGCACGAGCCGAAAAAAGCCGAGGAGAATGTCAAGGCGGAAGCACACCTGTTTGTCGAGAACAAAAACCTTTCATCGTCAGTGGGAGGATCAGAAGGGTCGTCACGCATGCTAATTATAGAGCATCGTGTGAGGGCGCCCTCCTTTCCATTTGACCCCACTCACAGTGACAGCTCTGACACAAACCCCCCAACTCCTCCAGGAGACAGATTAGCAGGCACAGGGGGGATCGAGGAGAGAGCCATCTCAGCCCTAAGCTGTAAATTAGAATCTGTCACCAAGCTTGGCACACGCAGGACATGCATCAGCCCACCCAGGTGTGAGAGCGAGAGTGAGAGAACGTGCGAGCGTGCCAGCAATCCTGACCCGCGAGGAGGTATCTCAAGCAGAAAGGATAAACACAGCACAAAGAAGCTCAAGCTGGGAAAGAGAAAGAGGTTGGGAAAGCGAAAGGCCACGAACGGGCGGCCATCAGTAAGGTGCAAAGTGAGGAGTGTCGTCTCGGCGGTCTCCAATGTGAGCCCCAGAGGAGAGACTGGAGACAGTTGGGGAGACAAAAAGGGACAACGGGAGATGGAGGCAAGAGGGAGAGTGTGGAGAGCTGGGAGCAACTGTCTCCCAGGGAGAGCTGAGGCCGAGCTAGTCTCTGTCAGGAAGAGGAGGCCTCACAGGAGCCCCTGCTCGGCATCCCAGTCCTCGTTAGAGCAGGGCGAACACTGCCGCGCCTTCTCCCAGTTCGCCAGATGCTCATCTGACACAGAAGGGGAGCCATTCCCCCGGAGATCTCGCTGCTCCTTACACTCTTTCTCAGCGGGATGTAACAAAAAGGTGTTTTGGGAATCCGGTCACCATAGCAACCCCAGGAGTTTCATTGACTGCAGTTACCCTGACAACAGCTGTTGTGGCAGCCCGGTGAGAAAGAGAAAACTCCTCCACGGGGACAGGAGATTTGTTCACAGTAACAGAAGTAGTTTAAGACGCTATAGGGAGACAGAAAGAGGGAGGAAGATAGGTTCCAAAGACCAAGGTTTGTTCTCAGACCAGTGGGAGTGGATCGGGGAGAATGGGAGGCTGAACTCTGGATGGCGATGGAGAAACAAGGCTTTAGGGTGCGAGTGGGGACGTAGGTCCAGCCGAAGCCCAAGCGTCAGGGAAGTGACGGGCAGGAGAACAAGCATGGAAGATGTGGATTGGGACAAGTGGACATTGGGAAGCAGTGACAGCTGGGAAGAAAGGAGGACACGTAGGTCCACCTCAGGCTCCAGAACCGAACCTGAGAGCAGGTGGAGCCCCAGCTGTGCGTGGGGGTCAGCAGGGGCAGGACGCTCAAACTTTCGGTATGTGTCTAGCCCTGAATGGTGGACGAGTAGGCGGACGTACAGCCCGGCTAGAGAGTTGAACACAAACGAGTCCAGCAGAAGTCACAGCCCACGCTCCTGCAGCCCGTGCAGCAGCGTGTCTGAACTCAGCTGGGAGTGGAGCAAGAGCAGCACCTGCTCAGGTATGACGTACAGGAGGCTCCCATCCCAGGTAAACACGCAAAGTGACTTCACATCTCTTTCACCCGACCTTATCTTCAATGCTGGAGAACCTTCACCAGACCCAAATGACAGCAACACGTCTCCGCCTGAAAGGACCAAGTCACTGTCAGACTGTGACCAGGAACCTCCCGTTTCTACGACCACAGACAAAAGCATCCCACACCAAAGTGATCCCGTACCACAGAAACCAATGAGGACGTTGCAGCTCCCCCTCATAGGGAAGCTCCCTGCCATCCAGAAAAAGGCAAGACGGAGGAAAGAACAGTTGGAAAGGATTCAGAAGGAGGGTGGCAATAAGGAGGCGAGTCAGAAATTGGACAGTGCACCTCCTTCGGTCTTGGCAGAAGCAAACCAAAGAAGTACGCCAAATCTGTGTGCAGTGGAGATTCGGACTGAGGATAAGACCACAGGTGCAGGGTCAACTCAGCCAATCAGCTTCAGCGCAGAGGAGATGGACAAGTATCGGCTCCTGCAGGAACAGGCCAGAGAACACATGCAGAAAGTGCTGGAACAAAGTGAGGAGAGCACAGATGCGCCGCCCATGGAGACAAACGTCACAATCACACAGACGGAGGAGTGCGGAACTCCAGATGAGGCGTACATGCCTGCACCCTCACCCACGCCAGGTCATAACCTCCAAGAAAGACTACGACCCATGAACCCACAAGAAGATTTCCCACAGCCTATGGCTTTGGGTATCCCCAACCTCCCTCCCCTTGCGCTAACCCCCCCTTTGGCCAACCTCCATCATTTAATTTTACAGCACCCAGCCTTCTCCCCAGTCCATTCCCCCGCCTCGCGCCCCTCTCCTGACATCTACCCAGCTCAGCTCGCTCACTCCCTCACCCACCCCCACCCGAGCCTACCTCATTACCTTCACCCTTCTCCCGTCCCGCTCTCGTCCCTCTTCCCCTCCGTCCTCCTTGCTCACCACCCTTTCCTCCCTCCTCCACCTCTAGTGTCCGCCTTCCATCCAAACCCTCTCACGCCTCTTTCCGCGCTAGCCCTGCAGCCTCCCAACAATCTGCGGCCTTTCATGGACACGGTATGGCCAGCAAGGTTCCAACAGAAGGCCTTGTAA
- the znf804b gene encoding uncharacterized protein znf804b isoform X1 — MACGACYYLVISSTHLSNGHFRRVKGVFRGPLCTTAACESPERTERALGCSVEDLKSLFYCELCDKQYLRHQEFDNHINSYDHAHKQRLKELKQREFARNVASKSWKDQRKQEKALRRLHQRAQLQQERQRGQGRTFELRSAVRLVSQQQDKGTEHKACSPVDKFEAFKHTHRPTAKHGGTSPLSHQRENPSRPPSQTPLATPAESPLITHPESDKGPPAVNQQPHVGCQLPLAGRGRAGGRRGVSFCFSRRGPRLEPSASVFSDQEEEERERREQMRERIKGILEDIEREIEGVGQSNTRGNCTEDAEMRETVKDNQSRGLTGSTSSNPDGWTDLKPAPGAGVGAHVFVLRKDGSTCVPWPVSLLKFTKCEPCISYSCNPNCAKQAQTAEQHAQHQLCDLLDESNPCEPAILTPDTHYCLQKETSLTHEPKKAEENVKAEAHLFVENKNLSSSVGGSEGSSRMLIIEHRVRAPSFPFDPTHSDSSDTNPPTPPGDRLAGTGGIEERAISALSCKLESVTKLGTRRTCISPPRCESESERTCERASNPDPRGGISSRKDKHSTKKLKLGKRKRLGKRKATNGRPSVRCKVRSVVSAVSNVSPRGETGDSWGDKKGQREMEARGRVWRAGSNCLPGRAEAELVSVRKRRPHRSPCSASQSSLEQGEHCRAFSQFARCSSDTEGEPFPRRSRCSLHSFSAGCNKKVFWESGHHSNPRSFIDCSYPDNSCCGSPVRKRKLLHGDRRFVHSNRSSLRRYRETERGRKIGSKDQGLFSDQWEWIGENGRLNSGWRWRNKALGCEWGRRSSRSPSVREVTGRRTSMEDVDWDKWTLGSSDSWEERRTRRSTSGSRTEPESRWSPSCAWGSAGAGRSNFRYVSSPEWWTSRRTYSPARELNTNESSRSHSPRSCSPCSSVSELSWEWSKSSTCSGMTYRRLPSQVNTQSDFTSLSPDLIFNAGEPSPDPNDSNTSPPERTKSLSDCDQEPPVSTTTDKSIPHQSDPVPQKPMRTLQLPLIGKLPAIQKKARRRKEQLERIQKEGGNKEASQKLDSAPPSVLAEANQRSTPNLCAVEIRTEDKTTGAGSTQPISFSAEEMDKYRLLQEQAREHMQKVLEQSEESTDAPPMETNVTITQTEECGTPDEAYMPAPSPTPGHNLQERLRPMNPQEDFPQPMALGIPNLPPLALTPPLANLHHLILQHPAFSPVHSPASRPSPDIYPAQLAHSLTHPHPSLPHYLHPSPVPLSSLFPSVLLAHHPFLPPPPLVSAFHPNPLTPLSALALQPPNNLRPFMDTVWPARFQQKAL, encoded by the exons GAGCGTACTGAGCGAGCGTTGGGCTGCTCAGTGGAGGATCTGAAGTCTCTTTTCTACTGCGAGCTGTGTGACAAGCAATACCTGCGCCACCAGGAGTTTGACAACCACATCAACTCGTACGACCACGCACACAAGCAG AGACTGAAAGAACTCAAGCAGAGGGAGTTTGCTCGCAACGTGGCCTCGAAGTCATGGAAGGACCAACGTAAGCAGGAGAAAGCTCTCCGACGCCTGCACCAGCGAGCACAGCTGCAGCAGGAGCGCCAGCG TGGCCAAGGAAGGACTTTTGAGCTACGGAGTGCTGTCAGGCTTGTCAGCCAACAGCAAGACAAAGGCACGGAGCACAAAGCCTGCAGCCCTGTGGACAAATTTGAAGctttcaaacacacacacaggcccACAGCCAAACACGGCGGTACATCTCCACTGAGCCACCAGCGAGAAAATCCATCCCGGCCTCCCTCCCAAACACCACTGGCCACTCCGGCCGAGTCCCCGCTAATCACTCATCCAGAGTCCGATAAAGGTCCTCCTGCAGTGAATCAGCAACCGCATGTGGGCTGCCAGCTGCCTCTGGCGGGGCGGGGGAGGGCTGGAGGCAGGCGTGGGGTGTCCTTCTGTTTCTCGCGCAGGGGGCCGCGGCTGGAGCCCTCCGCCTCGGTTTTCTCTgaccaggaggaggaggagagagagaggcgggAGCAAATGAGAGAGCGGATTAAGGGTATTTTGGAAGACATTGAAAGGGAAATTGAGGGTGTTGGTCAAAGCAACACGAGAGGAAATTGCACAGAGGATGCTGAAATGAGGGAGACCGTGAAAGATAATCAGAGCAGAGGTTTAACAGGTTCGACATCATCAAATCCGGATGGCTGGACGGACCTAAAGCCGGCACCGGGAGCAGGTGTCGGCGCACACGTGTTCGTTTTGCGTAAAGATGGTTCCACCTGCGTTCCGTGGCCTGTCAGTTTGCTGAAGTTCACCAAGTGTGAGCCATGCATCTCTTATAGCTGCAACCCAAACTGCGCAAAGCAAGCCCAAACGGCAGAACAGCATGCACAGCATCAGCTATGTGATCTCCTGGATGAATCGAATCCATGCGAGCCAGCTATTCTTACACCAGACACTCATTACTGTTTACAAAAAGAGACGAGTCTCACGCACGAGCCGAAAAAAGCCGAGGAGAATGTCAAGGCGGAAGCACACCTGTTTGTCGAGAACAAAAACCTTTCATCGTCAGTGGGAGGATCAGAAGGGTCGTCACGCATGCTAATTATAGAGCATCGTGTGAGGGCGCCCTCCTTTCCATTTGACCCCACTCACAGTGACAGCTCTGACACAAACCCCCCAACTCCTCCAGGAGACAGATTAGCAGGCACAGGGGGGATCGAGGAGAGAGCCATCTCAGCCCTAAGCTGTAAATTAGAATCTGTCACCAAGCTTGGCACACGCAGGACATGCATCAGCCCACCCAGGTGTGAGAGCGAGAGTGAGAGAACGTGCGAGCGTGCCAGCAATCCTGACCCGCGAGGAGGTATCTCAAGCAGAAAGGATAAACACAGCACAAAGAAGCTCAAGCTGGGAAAGAGAAAGAGGTTGGGAAAGCGAAAGGCCACGAACGGGCGGCCATCAGTAAGGTGCAAAGTGAGGAGTGTCGTCTCGGCGGTCTCCAATGTGAGCCCCAGAGGAGAGACTGGAGACAGTTGGGGAGACAAAAAGGGACAACGGGAGATGGAGGCAAGAGGGAGAGTGTGGAGAGCTGGGAGCAACTGTCTCCCAGGGAGAGCTGAGGCCGAGCTAGTCTCTGTCAGGAAGAGGAGGCCTCACAGGAGCCCCTGCTCGGCATCCCAGTCCTCGTTAGAGCAGGGCGAACACTGCCGCGCCTTCTCCCAGTTCGCCAGATGCTCATCTGACACAGAAGGGGAGCCATTCCCCCGGAGATCTCGCTGCTCCTTACACTCTTTCTCAGCGGGATGTAACAAAAAGGTGTTTTGGGAATCCGGTCACCATAGCAACCCCAGGAGTTTCATTGACTGCAGTTACCCTGACAACAGCTGTTGTGGCAGCCCGGTGAGAAAGAGAAAACTCCTCCACGGGGACAGGAGATTTGTTCACAGTAACAGAAGTAGTTTAAGACGCTATAGGGAGACAGAAAGAGGGAGGAAGATAGGTTCCAAAGACCAAGGTTTGTTCTCAGACCAGTGGGAGTGGATCGGGGAGAATGGGAGGCTGAACTCTGGATGGCGATGGAGAAACAAGGCTTTAGGGTGCGAGTGGGGACGTAGGTCCAGCCGAAGCCCAAGCGTCAGGGAAGTGACGGGCAGGAGAACAAGCATGGAAGATGTGGATTGGGACAAGTGGACATTGGGAAGCAGTGACAGCTGGGAAGAAAGGAGGACACGTAGGTCCACCTCAGGCTCCAGAACCGAACCTGAGAGCAGGTGGAGCCCCAGCTGTGCGTGGGGGTCAGCAGGGGCAGGACGCTCAAACTTTCGGTATGTGTCTAGCCCTGAATGGTGGACGAGTAGGCGGACGTACAGCCCGGCTAGAGAGTTGAACACAAACGAGTCCAGCAGAAGTCACAGCCCACGCTCCTGCAGCCCGTGCAGCAGCGTGTCTGAACTCAGCTGGGAGTGGAGCAAGAGCAGCACCTGCTCAGGTATGACGTACAGGAGGCTCCCATCCCAGGTAAACACGCAAAGTGACTTCACATCTCTTTCACCCGACCTTATCTTCAATGCTGGAGAACCTTCACCAGACCCAAATGACAGCAACACGTCTCCGCCTGAAAGGACCAAGTCACTGTCAGACTGTGACCAGGAACCTCCCGTTTCTACGACCACAGACAAAAGCATCCCACACCAAAGTGATCCCGTACCACAGAAACCAATGAGGACGTTGCAGCTCCCCCTCATAGGGAAGCTCCCTGCCATCCAGAAAAAGGCAAGACGGAGGAAAGAACAGTTGGAAAGGATTCAGAAGGAGGGTGGCAATAAGGAGGCGAGTCAGAAATTGGACAGTGCACCTCCTTCGGTCTTGGCAGAAGCAAACCAAAGAAGTACGCCAAATCTGTGTGCAGTGGAGATTCGGACTGAGGATAAGACCACAGGTGCAGGGTCAACTCAGCCAATCAGCTTCAGCGCAGAGGAGATGGACAAGTATCGGCTCCTGCAGGAACAGGCCAGAGAACACATGCAGAAAGTGCTGGAACAAAGTGAGGAGAGCACAGATGCGCCGCCCATGGAGACAAACGTCACAATCACACAGACGGAGGAGTGCGGAACTCCAGATGAGGCGTACATGCCTGCACCCTCACCCACGCCAGGTCATAACCTCCAAGAAAGACTACGACCCATGAACCCACAAGAAGATTTCCCACAGCCTATGGCTTTGGGTATCCCCAACCTCCCTCCCCTTGCGCTAACCCCCCCTTTGGCCAACCTCCATCATTTAATTTTACAGCACCCAGCCTTCTCCCCAGTCCATTCCCCCGCCTCGCGCCCCTCTCCTGACATCTACCCAGCTCAGCTCGCTCACTCCCTCACCCACCCCCACCCGAGCCTACCTCATTACCTTCACCCTTCTCCCGTCCCGCTCTCGTCCCTCTTCCCCTCCGTCCTCCTTGCTCACCACCCTTTCCTCCCTCCTCCACCTCTAGTGTCCGCCTTCCATCCAAACCCTCTCACGCCTCTTTCCGCGCTAGCCCTGCAGCCTCCCAACAATCTGCGGCCTTTCATGGACACGGTATGGCCAGCAAGGTTCCAACAGAAGGCCTTGTAA